The DNA segment GCAGCATTGATGGCCCAGCTGGAAAAAAGAGGGATTGACATCTCTTCCGCCTATTTACAACGCTTGTATCAGACCTGTGTCGCCAGCATGAGCATACACTATAAACCTGAAGAAAAGTTACCCTATCCTGTCATCAGCATTCTGGCCCATGAGGGCGCAGAGCAGCTGGATGGAGATAAGGATTGGAGCAGATATTATCAGGACATCAGGACTGTTAAAGCGACCGGTACGCATTTTAGTATGGTAAAGGAGCCACATTGCAGGCGTTGGATTACCCTGACTCAAACAGAATTTAAACCCTATTTAACCTCTTAACGCTTTGAAAACAATAGAAGAACACGAATCACAAGTTAGAAGTTACAGCAGGAACTTTCCTGCAACTTTTAGCACTTCATCTGGTGCTTATTTATATGATGAAGCCAATAACCGGTATGTTGACTTTTTCTCAGGTGCCGGTGCACTGAATTATGGGCATAATGACGAGGACATGAAACAGGCGCTGATCGATTACATTAGTCGAAATGGAATTGTCCATTCGCTGGATATGGCCACGGTTGCCAAAGAAAGTTTTATAGATAATTTTATCCGTTATATTCTGAAGCCGAGGGGACTGGATTATAAAATACAGTTTACCGGACCAACGGGTGCGAATGCGGTGGAGGCAGCTGTAAAACTAGCACAGATCGTGAAAGGGAGAAATCAGATCATTTCTTTTACGAACGCCTACCACGGACACTCTAAGGGGGCATTGAGGTTAACCGCGAATGCCTATTACAGGGAGGGCCTTGAAGATGACCTCTCGCAATCGACTACATTCCACCCTTTTTCGGGTTATCTGGGCCCTGATATTGATACCTCAGTGCTGCTGGATAAACTATTAAGCGACAAGGGCAGTGGTTTAAGCAAGCCGGCAGCCATCATTTTAGAAACCATACAGGGAGAAGGTGGAATTAACATTGCCACACAGCAATGGCTGCGAAACATGCGGGAAATGACCAGCAGACATGGGATCCTGATGATCATTGATGACATTCAGAGCGGCTGTGGCAGGACCGGTGATTTCTTCTCTTTTGAATTTGCAGACATACAGCCGGATATGGTGGTCTTGTCTAAATCGATCAGTGGATGCGGTTTGCCGATGTCGCTGTTGCTGATCAAGCCGGAAATTGATGCCTGGAAGCCCGGGCAGCATACCGGTACATTCCGGGGGAATAACTATGCATTCCTCACCGCTGCAGTCGCCATTGAAAAATATTGGAAAGATGATCAGCTCAGCCAAAAAGTAAAAAGAGAATCCAAAGCCATTGTGAGTTTTCTTCATGAAATAAAGGAGGAATATCCGGGGGAGCTGAGTATAAGGGGGCGGGGTTTTATGATCGGGCTTGAATTTAAAGACAAAGCCATGGCTGTTGAAGTTTCCAAAGCTTGTTTTAAAAACGGCCTTGTGATTGAAACCTGCGGGGCTGAGGATCAGGTGCTCAAATTGTTTCCGCCGCTTACGATATCCGCAGAGAGCCTGGAGAAAGGTCTGGAGATCCTGAATAGCAGTATTGTTGAATTGATGAGAAATAAAAAGCCAGTATACCTATGAAAGCAATTATGTTTCCCGGTCAGGGCTCCCAGTATAGAGGTATGGGGAGGGATTTATTTAACCGTTACAAAACTGAGACACAGCAAGCTTCAGACTTGTTGGGGTATGACTTGCAGGAACTTTGTGTCGCCGATCCGCATAAACAATTGTCGCAAACCCAGTTTACGCAACCAGCTTTGTACGTGGTCAACGCCTTTGGTTATGCTGCGGTCAAAGAAAACAGTTCTGCTTCGTACTTTGTTGGCCATAGCCTTGGGGAGTACAATGCCTTACTCGCGGCAGGGGTCTTCGATTTTATTACCGGCTTAAAGCTGGTCAGGAAGCGGGGAGAGCTGATGGCTGAAGCTTCTGGCGGCGGCATGGCGGCAGTTGTTGGCGTTGAAATGACCGAATTGAAAAAAATGCTGAGTACTCCGGATTATGAAGGCATAGATATCGCCAATTTTAATACCCCTTCGCAAATCGTCATTGCCGGGAAACAGGAGGCCATTAAAAAGGTAGTTGCTGAATTTGAAGGTAAAGGGATCAGAATTATTCCTCTGCAGGTCAGCGCGGCCTTTCATTCCAGATATATGGCCCCGGCTGCGGTAGATTTTGAAGGTTTTTTAAAAGGGTTTGAATTCTCCGCTCCGACCATTCCTGTAATTTCAAATGCATTGGGCATTCCTTATGAAAAAGAGCAGACAGTGAGGTTACTGAGCACACAGATTGCGAGTCCGGTGCTGTGGACCAACAGCATCCGTTTTCTAATGGGAAAGGGAGTGGTTGATTACCAGGAAATCGGCAGCAGCATTCTTTCAAAAATGGTTCATGAGATCCGGGAAAAGTGCAGTCCTATTTTAGGGCAAAGTAATGCCATTGCCGTTGAACGAAACGGAACTGCGGTAAAGAACGGACAGCTGAAAACTGAAAATGAAAATTCAGTGCCAAAATCCGGCAGAAGTCTGCCGATGAAACTGGGGAGTAAACTATTCCGGGAAGATTATCAGATTAAATATGCTTATGTGACAGGTGCGATGTACCGGGGCATTGCCTCAAGAGAACTCGTCGTAAAGATGGGGAAAGCCAATATGCTTGGCTACCTTGGGACCGGTGGATTATCACTTGAAAAAATTGAAGCGGATATACAGCATATCCAGAATGAGCTTACAGAAGGCCAGGCATTTGGGCTGAATTTACTGCACAGCATCACCGATCCTTCCTTTGAAATGGAAACGGTAAAGCTCTATTTAAGGTTAGGGGTGAAACACATTGAAGCTGCCGCTTATATGCAAATGACGGAATCTTTGGTCTATTATCGTTTATCCGGTTTGCAGCAGGGAGAAAATAAAGAGACCATTTGCAGGCATAAAATATTGGGTAAGATCTCGCGGCCGGAGGTCGCAGAAGAATTTATGCGGCCTGCTCCGGAGAAGATCGTCAATAAACTGCTTCGGGAAGGACTGATCAGCGCAGAGCAGGCTGAGCTTTCGAAAACGGTTCCGATGAGCTATGACATTTGTGTCGAAGCAGACTCGGGTGGACATACCGATGGTGGGGTTGCCCTGGTGCTTTTGCCCAGCATTCAAAGACTGCGCACAGATATTCAAAAGGAATATCAATACCAGAGACCAATAAATATTGGTCTTGCAGGAGGGATCGGAACGCCTCAGGCCATTGCCTGTGCCTTTGTGATGGGCGCAGATTTTGTACTTACCGGATCGATTAATCAATGTACCGTGGAGGCCGATATGAGCGATTATGTAAAAGACCTCCTGCAAGAGATCAATGTCCAGGATACGGCTTATGCACCTGCCGGAGATATGTTTGAAATCGGTTCTAAGGTTCAGGTACTTAAAAAAGGAGTGTTGTTTCCTGCAAGGGCAAATAAGTTATATGCGCTTTATACACAGTATAATGCATTACATGAGATTCCTGAGAAAACGGTAGAGCAACTGGAGCGGA comes from the Pedobacter sp. FW305-3-2-15-E-R2A2 genome and includes:
- the ectB gene encoding diaminobutyrate--2-oxoglutarate transaminase, with product MKTIEEHESQVRSYSRNFPATFSTSSGAYLYDEANNRYVDFFSGAGALNYGHNDEDMKQALIDYISRNGIVHSLDMATVAKESFIDNFIRYILKPRGLDYKIQFTGPTGANAVEAAVKLAQIVKGRNQIISFTNAYHGHSKGALRLTANAYYREGLEDDLSQSTTFHPFSGYLGPDIDTSVLLDKLLSDKGSGLSKPAAIILETIQGEGGINIATQQWLRNMREMTSRHGILMIIDDIQSGCGRTGDFFSFEFADIQPDMVVLSKSISGCGLPMSLLLIKPEIDAWKPGQHTGTFRGNNYAFLTAAVAIEKYWKDDQLSQKVKRESKAIVSFLHEIKEEYPGELSIRGRGFMIGLEFKDKAMAVEVSKACFKNGLVIETCGAEDQVLKLFPPLTISAESLEKGLEILNSSIVELMRNKKPVYL
- the fabD gene encoding ACP S-malonyltransferase → MKAIMFPGQGSQYRGMGRDLFNRYKTETQQASDLLGYDLQELCVADPHKQLSQTQFTQPALYVVNAFGYAAVKENSSASYFVGHSLGEYNALLAAGVFDFITGLKLVRKRGELMAEASGGGMAAVVGVEMTELKKMLSTPDYEGIDIANFNTPSQIVIAGKQEAIKKVVAEFEGKGIRIIPLQVSAAFHSRYMAPAAVDFEGFLKGFEFSAPTIPVISNALGIPYEKEQTVRLLSTQIASPVLWTNSIRFLMGKGVVDYQEIGSSILSKMVHEIREKCSPILGQSNAIAVERNGTAVKNGQLKTENENSVPKSGRSLPMKLGSKLFREDYQIKYAYVTGAMYRGIASRELVVKMGKANMLGYLGTGGLSLEKIEADIQHIQNELTEGQAFGLNLLHSITDPSFEMETVKLYLRLGVKHIEAAAYMQMTESLVYYRLSGLQQGENKETICRHKILGKISRPEVAEEFMRPAPEKIVNKLLREGLISAEQAELSKTVPMSYDICVEADSGGHTDGGVALVLLPSIQRLRTDIQKEYQYQRPINIGLAGGIGTPQAIACAFVMGADFVLTGSINQCTVEADMSDYVKDLLQEINVQDTAYAPAGDMFEIGSKVQVLKKGVLFPARANKLYALYTQYNALHEIPEKTVEQLERNYFKKPIPEIWEETITYFKNKGEHSEIQKAEQNPRHKMALVFRWYFGYSMRLSLAGNKDQQVNFQVHCGPALGAFNQWVKGTTLESWRNRHVDEIGVKMMEESASLLENMYQSFKS